The Echinicola rosea genome has a segment encoding these proteins:
- the katG gene encoding catalase/peroxidase HPI, whose translation MKKALPFLILVVLGLLAISCQQGHQGEEPTADGHSGATKKIKATENSDWWPNRLDLSILRQHSSLSDPMEEDFDYIQAFNSMAYDSLKSDIHKVLTDSQDWWPADFGHYGGLFIRMAWHSAGTYRTGDGRGGSRSGQQRFAPLNSWPDNANLDKARRLLWPIKQKYGNKISWADLMVLTGNVALEDMGFETFGFAGGREDTYEPETDVYWGAEKKWLSDEERYSGDRELEDPLAAVQMGLIYVNPEGPNGNPDPLLAADDIRATFGRMGMNEEETVALIAGGHTLGKAHGAGPADHVGKDPEAAGIEEQGFGWKSKYKSGKGADAITSGLEVTWTPTPTQWSHLFFVSLFENEWELTKSPAGAHQWVAKDSDMTVPDAFDKTKRHKPTMFTTDLSLRFDPSFEKISRKFYENPEAFNEAFARAWFKLTHRDMGPKTTYLGPEAPQEDLIWQDPIPAVDHPLIDNGDISQLKEALLSSGLSLREMVATAWASASTYRGSDRRGGANGARIRLAPQKDWEVNNPGQLAKVLDVYGKIQTDFNASHGAKKVSMADLIVLAGDAAVELAASNAGYEVAIPFVPGRMDATQEQTDVASFAVLEPMADGFRNYLKTQYTLSTEELLVDKAQLLTLTAPEMTVLVGGMRSLNANFDGSKHGIFNENEEVLSNDFFVNLLDMRTEWSPVDDTKEVFEGRDRNTGAVRYTATRADLIFGSNSELRALAEVYAANDAKEKFVRDFVAAWDKVMKLDRFDLVYPKE comes from the coding sequence ATGAAAAAGGCATTACCATTTTTAATTTTGGTTGTCTTGGGATTGTTGGCAATATCCTGCCAGCAAGGTCACCAAGGCGAAGAACCAACCGCCGATGGACATTCCGGCGCCACAAAAAAAATAAAAGCTACCGAGAACAGCGATTGGTGGCCAAACAGACTGGACCTAAGTATCCTGAGACAGCATTCTTCCCTTTCAGATCCGATGGAAGAAGATTTTGATTATATCCAAGCCTTCAATAGCATGGCGTACGATTCCTTGAAGAGTGATATTCATAAGGTATTGACGGATTCACAGGATTGGTGGCCGGCAGATTTCGGCCACTATGGAGGACTGTTTATCAGAATGGCCTGGCATAGTGCCGGAACCTACCGTACAGGTGATGGCCGTGGCGGTTCACGCTCCGGTCAGCAACGGTTCGCTCCACTGAACAGTTGGCCGGACAATGCCAATTTGGACAAGGCAAGGCGCCTACTATGGCCGATTAAACAAAAATATGGGAATAAAATATCCTGGGCTGATCTCATGGTCCTAACAGGAAACGTGGCCCTTGAGGACATGGGGTTTGAGACGTTTGGTTTTGCTGGGGGAAGGGAAGATACCTATGAGCCAGAAACAGATGTTTATTGGGGCGCTGAGAAAAAATGGCTCAGTGACGAGGAACGTTATTCTGGGGACAGAGAACTGGAAGATCCTTTGGCGGCAGTTCAGATGGGATTGATTTATGTAAATCCAGAAGGACCAAACGGTAATCCCGATCCGCTACTGGCTGCCGACGATATCCGGGCAACCTTTGGAAGGATGGGAATGAACGAAGAGGAAACCGTGGCGTTGATTGCCGGGGGACATACCCTAGGTAAAGCGCACGGTGCTGGCCCAGCCGATCATGTGGGCAAGGATCCCGAAGCAGCGGGTATCGAGGAGCAGGGATTTGGATGGAAAAGTAAGTATAAATCCGGTAAAGGTGCCGATGCCATCACCTCGGGACTGGAGGTGACTTGGACACCTACTCCTACCCAGTGGAGCCACCTCTTTTTTGTCAGCTTGTTTGAAAACGAATGGGAACTTACCAAGAGCCCTGCAGGAGCCCATCAATGGGTGGCCAAGGATTCCGATATGACCGTGCCGGATGCGTTTGACAAAACCAAAAGGCACAAACCTACCATGTTTACCACGGACCTTTCGCTGAGGTTTGATCCAAGTTTCGAAAAGATCTCCCGGAAATTCTATGAAAACCCTGAGGCATTCAATGAGGCCTTTGCGAGGGCTTGGTTTAAGCTTACCCATAGGGATATGGGACCCAAAACTACCTATTTGGGCCCCGAGGCACCTCAAGAGGATTTGATCTGGCAAGATCCCATTCCGGCGGTCGATCATCCTTTGATAGACAATGGTGATATCTCCCAATTGAAAGAAGCCCTGCTAAGCTCAGGACTGAGCCTCAGGGAAATGGTTGCCACTGCCTGGGCTTCTGCATCTACCTACCGCGGATCGGACCGCAGGGGAGGGGCAAATGGGGCTAGAATTCGCCTTGCTCCACAAAAGGATTGGGAAGTAAACAACCCTGGGCAATTGGCCAAAGTGCTTGACGTATACGGAAAGATCCAAACCGATTTCAATGCTTCCCATGGTGCCAAAAAGGTGTCAATGGCCGACCTGATCGTACTGGCGGGAGATGCTGCGGTAGAATTGGCGGCCTCCAATGCAGGTTACGAGGTAGCGATCCCTTTTGTGCCAGGGCGAATGGATGCGACCCAAGAGCAGACGGATGTAGCATCCTTTGCCGTATTGGAGCCGATGGCAGATGGTTTTAGAAATTATCTCAAAACCCAATATACCTTATCCACTGAAGAGCTGCTGGTGGACAAGGCCCAGTTACTGACGTTGACTGCTCCGGAAATGACCGTATTGGTAGGCGGTATGCGTTCCCTGAATGCCAATTTCGATGGCAGTAAACATGGGATTTTCAATGAAAACGAGGAAGTGCTGAGCAACGATTTCTTCGTAAACTTGCTGGACATGCGCACGGAGTGGTCTCCAGTGGACGATACCAAAGAGGTGTTTGAGGGCAGGGACAGAAATACCGGAGCAGTTCGCTATACGGCCACCAGGGCTGATCTGATCTTTGGCTCTAATTCGGAGCTCAGGGCCTTGGCAGAAGTTTA
- a CDS encoding sensor histidine kinase, with translation MLKIKQRGLLKVIIHLLVLGIIMSPALSFLTGTNNRPVSLFYFSITNISLLFFYVINVVWLIPSFILNSKYLQYTLFLLGFMAVFIWLNQYFREAPPGMFRQGPLNGQEEFNKPRFSFHFFMPELIRFLMIMGLGTSIELILQFEKEKKRYEELEKQKIIKELNFLKNQLNPHFLFNALNNIYSLARKKSEDTTPAILLLSDMLRYVLYESGKDKVTLEQEVTFIKNYVSLEKLKYHPEIAPKINCSFSITHGQFPIEPLLFITLIENAFKHGISYMAPSFIMISMVENDKEILLSVINSVSKQKDGVLTNTNREGLGIANLKKRLELLYPKKHSFKQIYENSTFKSFLTIRK, from the coding sequence ATGCTCAAAATAAAGCAAAGGGGTTTATTGAAGGTGATCATTCACCTATTGGTACTGGGGATCATCATGTCCCCAGCACTTTCTTTTTTGACAGGGACCAATAATAGACCGGTGTCCTTGTTTTATTTCAGCATTACCAATATAAGTCTGCTGTTTTTTTACGTGATCAATGTCGTTTGGCTGATTCCGAGCTTTATCCTGAATAGCAAATACCTGCAGTACACCCTTTTTTTGCTGGGGTTTATGGCTGTTTTTATTTGGCTTAACCAATATTTTAGGGAAGCTCCCCCAGGGATGTTTCGTCAAGGCCCCTTAAATGGACAGGAGGAGTTTAATAAACCACGATTTAGCTTCCACTTTTTTATGCCCGAGCTTATCCGCTTTTTGATGATCATGGGTCTCGGTACCAGCATTGAACTCATTTTACAATTTGAAAAGGAAAAGAAGAGGTACGAAGAACTCGAAAAACAAAAGATCATCAAGGAATTAAATTTTCTTAAAAATCAACTGAATCCCCACTTTTTGTTCAATGCCTTGAATAATATTTATTCTCTTGCAAGAAAGAAATCCGAGGACACGACACCGGCCATCCTGCTGCTATCTGATATGCTGCGATATGTACTCTATGAATCGGGTAAGGATAAGGTTACCTTGGAGCAGGAGGTCACGTTTATAAAAAACTATGTGAGTTTGGAAAAACTGAAATACCATCCCGAAATCGCCCCGAAAATAAACTGTTCATTTTCCATTACACATGGGCAGTTTCCGATAGAGCCGCTGCTATTTATAACCCTGATAGAAAATGCGTTTAAGCACGGGATCAGTTATATGGCCCCATCTTTCATAATGATATCCATGGTAGAAAATGACAAAGAGATTTTGCTTTCCGTGATCAATAGTGTTAGCAAACAAAAGGATGGGGTGCTTACCAATACGAATAGGGAAGGGTTGGGCATTGCCAATTTAAAGAAGCGATTGGAATTGCTATACCCTAAAAAACACAGCTTTAAACAAATTTATGAAAACAGTACGTTCAAAAGTTTTTTAACCATCAGGAAATGA
- a CDS encoding LytR/AlgR family response regulator transcription factor, producing the protein MNINCIIIDDEALALDILEDYISKIPMLTLQGKFNTAIQAMDSIMRNKVDLIFLDINMPDINGIKFYEGLPHKPKVIFTTAYSEYAVKGFEINAIDYLLKPISFDRFFQAVSKVLNHSGLAKEPKTSLSDAIPQPKEQPGFIFVKVEHSTIKINLKDISYFEGYKDYVKIHLINEEHPVLTLNSIKHYEMSLFSKGFIRIHKSYIVSIDQIENISRNKVRLYQKDLFITIGESFREFFYELVVRKNL; encoded by the coding sequence ATGAACATTAATTGTATAATTATTGACGACGAAGCATTGGCCCTGGATATTCTGGAGGATTATATTTCCAAGATCCCCATGCTTACCCTGCAGGGAAAGTTCAATACGGCCATCCAGGCCATGGACAGTATCATGCGAAATAAGGTGGATCTTATATTTTTGGACATCAATATGCCTGATATCAATGGGATAAAATTCTATGAGGGCCTACCGCATAAACCGAAGGTGATTTTTACTACGGCGTACAGTGAGTATGCCGTAAAAGGGTTTGAAATCAATGCCATTGATTATTTGCTCAAACCCATTAGTTTTGACCGTTTTTTTCAGGCAGTCAGTAAAGTCCTCAACCATTCTGGTTTGGCAAAGGAACCCAAAACTTCCCTATCCGACGCAATTCCACAACCAAAAGAACAGCCTGGTTTTATTTTCGTGAAGGTGGAGCATAGCACCATCAAAATAAACCTAAAGGATATTTCTTATTTCGAAGGATACAAGGACTACGTAAAAATCCATTTGATAAATGAAGAGCATCCAGTTCTGACGCTAAACTCGATAAAGCATTATGAAATGAGTTTGTTTTCCAAGGGATTTATCCGTATCCATAAATCCTATATCGTCTCCATTGACCAGATAGAGAACATTAGCAGGAATAAGGTTAGACTATATCAAAAGGACCTGTTCATTACAATTGGAGAGTCATTCCGGGAATTTTTTTATGAATTAGTAGTGCGCAAAAACCTTTAA
- a CDS encoding DUF4270 family protein, with protein MLMLTGCFQNENLTDSQVVIDSDELELQLIEYTDIELFTYFNDSLVTNGLSSFMLGHHEDNFRGKIHAEPYLQFGVSSGTKIDDEATLDSTVLVLFYETYHYDTLPGFDISVYELTEELEANDDGNIFSFQQFGHAAQPMVTVPSRILPHKDSLTITLSPSFGNDLFGLGKDNDGPFESTENLEALFRGLMLTTADNSPLVSFSEESYVGFYYRIPSDLDEGAKTLRLPVNLGNEKFTHLRVDRGSEFFSSPSPYENIAREDAQGAVMADILMGASIRIELPNIHELLELADDYYITTASLRLPLKPNTYDRYFNTPVTAINSSIVDKKNLPIQQMGSTSLTSWDEQFQEKTFYEIPVKDFIDYKLSKGINNQDALWISVPSSTSTLQASGLLFSNISGEQKIKIDITYLPLN; from the coding sequence GATATTGAATTGTTTACCTATTTTAATGATTCGTTGGTCACCAATGGCCTCAGTTCCTTTATGCTTGGGCATCACGAGGACAATTTTCGGGGAAAAATCCATGCCGAACCCTATTTACAGTTTGGGGTAAGTTCGGGAACCAAGATTGATGATGAGGCTACTTTGGACTCCACTGTCCTGGTACTGTTTTATGAGACCTACCACTACGATACACTTCCGGGCTTTGACATTTCCGTGTATGAACTGACCGAAGAACTGGAGGCCAATGATGATGGCAATATTTTCAGCTTTCAGCAGTTTGGTCATGCCGCACAGCCCATGGTGACGGTGCCATCCCGTATTCTTCCCCATAAGGATTCCTTGACCATAACCTTATCACCATCCTTTGGGAATGATCTTTTTGGTTTGGGGAAGGACAATGACGGCCCTTTTGAGTCCACAGAAAACCTTGAGGCCTTATTTAGGGGTTTAATGCTCACTACGGCGGACAACAGTCCCTTGGTGAGCTTTTCAGAGGAGTCCTATGTGGGATTTTATTATCGTATTCCCAGTGATCTGGATGAAGGGGCCAAAACGCTGAGACTTCCCGTAAATCTCGGGAATGAAAAATTCACACATTTAAGAGTCGATCGGGGTTCTGAGTTTTTTTCATCTCCATCACCATATGAAAATATCGCCCGAGAGGATGCCCAAGGGGCTGTCATGGCAGATATACTTATGGGGGCATCCATTCGGATAGAGCTGCCCAATATCCATGAGCTGTTGGAACTGGCCGATGATTATTACATCACCACGGCCAGCCTTAGGCTCCCATTGAAGCCAAATACATATGACAGGTATTTTAATACGCCCGTCACTGCGATCAATAGCAGCATAGTGGACAAGAAAAACCTCCCTATCCAACAAATGGGAAGCACATCCCTGACGTCATGGGATGAACAATTTCAGGAAAAGACATTTTATGAAATTCCCGTGAAAGACTTCATAGATTATAAGCTTTCCAAGGGGATCAACAACCAAGACGCCCTGTGGATTTCGGTTCCGTCATCCACCAGCACACTGCAGGCCTCGGGGCTTTTATTCTCGAATATTTCAGGAGAACAAAAAATCAAAATAGACATCACATATCTACCATTAAATTGA
- a CDS encoding Kelch repeat-containing protein, whose amino-acid sequence MRKENLLNYIIPLFGLLLTFSCSDAEEQPSEGNWIRRSYFDGDNRSHAAAFSIGNKAYVMGGYTGDEYLNDFWEYNAEGDYWERKGDFPGTARSNAVAFSIDGKGYVGTGYDGTDKLNDFWEYDPATDTWKEVASFGGTARYDAVGFSLTGKGYIGTGYDGSEQKDFWQYDPASDAWQQIFSMGGAKRQGAVAFVINDIAYVCTGINNGSYEFDLWALDGNSLEWTQKEDLDYDDDYLIYRSNGSAFTIGEYGYITVGNRGSIIGSTWEYHPYTDSWAEKTDYEGTFRTGASAFSINGERAYVLLGKSSSLRFDDIWELDPFVDYDEED is encoded by the coding sequence ATGCGTAAAGAGAACTTATTAAACTACATTATTCCATTATTTGGATTATTGCTCACCTTTTCCTGTTCGGATGCAGAGGAACAACCATCAGAGGGGAACTGGATCAGAAGGTCGTATTTTGATGGGGACAACCGGTCCCATGCAGCAGCTTTTTCGATTGGAAATAAGGCCTACGTCATGGGAGGCTACACCGGAGATGAATATTTAAATGACTTTTGGGAATATAATGCCGAAGGGGATTATTGGGAAAGAAAAGGGGATTTCCCAGGAACCGCCAGAAGTAATGCAGTAGCCTTTTCGATTGACGGAAAAGGGTATGTCGGCACAGGGTATGATGGTACGGACAAATTGAATGATTTTTGGGAGTATGACCCAGCTACCGATACCTGGAAGGAAGTGGCATCATTTGGAGGGACGGCCAGATACGACGCGGTTGGTTTTTCCCTGACTGGGAAAGGGTATATCGGCACCGGCTATGACGGGAGCGAGCAGAAGGATTTTTGGCAATATGATCCTGCTTCCGATGCTTGGCAGCAGATATTTAGCATGGGAGGTGCCAAAAGACAAGGAGCAGTGGCATTTGTCATTAATGACATAGCGTATGTTTGTACTGGAATCAATAATGGATCCTATGAATTTGACTTATGGGCACTGGACGGCAACAGTTTAGAGTGGACCCAAAAAGAAGACTTGGATTACGATGATGACTATCTGATATACCGTTCCAATGGCAGCGCATTTACCATTGGGGAGTATGGCTATATCACTGTGGGAAACAGGGGTTCCATTATCGGCAGTACCTGGGAATACCACCCATATACGGACAGTTGGGCAGAAAAAACAGATTATGAGGGCACCTTCAGGACAGGGGCTTCTGCTTTTTCCATAAATGGAGAGCGTGCTTATGTCCTGCTTGGTAAGAGTTCCAGTTTGCGATTTGATGATATATGGGAATTGGATCCATTTGTTGATTACGACGAAGAGGATTGA